The DNA sequence CGGTAGAGCTTCGTCATGCAGGATGTGAGAAGCCATTGTTGATACTTGGATATACAGACCCATCAGAGTATGATGAACTGATCACATACGATGTAAGACCTGCTATGTATGATAAAGCTGAATGTGCCATTCTCTCAGATGATGCGGTAAAGAAAGGAACAAAAGCAAAGATCCATATCAAGATGGATACCGGTATGAGTCGGATCGGCTTCCAGTGTGATGATGCAGGTATCAATGATATCGTAGAGATTGCGCATATGCCGGGAATTGAGGTCGAGGGAATATTTACACATTATTCAAAGGCGGACGAATACGATAAAACAGCTGCAAATGGACAGCTTGCGTTATTCCGGTCTGTGATCGGCAGATTAGAAGAACGGGGTATATCGATTCCTGTAAAGCATATATCAAACAGCGCAGGAATCATGGAGATGGATAATGAAGGCTTTGATATGGTAAGATCCGGTATCGTAACATACGGACTATATCCATCGGATGAAGTCGATCATTCGATCGCGGCACTTAAGCCGGCAATGGAACTACTTGCCAAGGTAGTTCATGTGAAGGATGTGAAAGCAGGAACAGGTATCGGCTATGGATGGACATTTGTCGCACCGCATGATATGAGAATAGCAACCGTGTCTGCCGGTTATGCTGACGGATATCCAAGAGCACAGTCCAATATCGGACGTGTGATCATTCATGGTAAGTATGCACCAATCACCGGACGTGTCTGTATGGATCAGTTTATGATCGATGTAAGTGATATACCGGAGACGGCAGTCGGTGATACAGTTGTTCTGATCGGAAAATGCGGAGATAAAGAGATCACGGTGGAAGAAGTTGCGGAACCGGCAAACAGCTTCAACTATGAACTGATCTGTAATATCGGAAGACGTGTACCAAGAGTCTATATTAGGGATGGAAAAGAAGTCGGGGAAGTGAATTATCTACGCCGGAACTGAATATCATAGAATAGAATTGGAAATACTTTTCACAACAGAAGATATTAATAAATAAATGGAGTGAAAAGAATTGGTAATCAGAAGAGGCGATATATTTTATGCTGATTTACGACCTGTCGTTGGTTCGGAACAGGGAGGAGTCAGACCGGTACTTATCATACAGAATGAAGCGGGAAATAAACACAGTTCTACGGTGATTTGTGCAGCGATCACCAGCAAGATGAACAAGGCGAAGCTGCCTACACATGTTGAGATTGATTCCAGTCGGTATGATCTGGCAAAGGATTCGGTTGTGCTGTTGGAACAGGTGCGTACGATCGATAAACAGAGATTAAAAGAAAAAGTATGCCATATGGGAGATGACATTCTGAAAAAGGTAGATATTGCATTAAAGATCAGTCTGGATCTGTATTGATCTTTGTGGCATGGTAATTACAGACATTGTATAATCATACAGTTATACAGATTTCCATATGAATACGGATTATGCAGATTCTCATATGAAAAAATTGACGAATGTTGGAATTAATGATATATTTCCATTATATTTGCATTCGTATGGGATTAAGAATGAATGCAGAATGAAACGAACAGGAGAGGTGATTTGTAGACAGAGACTGTCTGGTATATGAAATTATTTAATAACAGAAAAGCTGATGAAGAAAAAGTTGAGGAAGAGATTATTTCCATGGTCAACGAGGGAAATGAACAGGGACTCATTCATGATGACGAAGTAGAGATGATCACAAATATTTTTGAATTCAGTGAGAAAGAAGTCCGGGATGTTATGACTCCGCGTTCCGATGTAGTTGGAATCGACAAACATACCACAATGGATGAAACGATCAAGATCATGCTGGAGAATAATTATTCCAGATATCCGGTGTTTGATGATGATCTGGACAATATAGTCGGAATCCTTTATTTTAAAGATTTTGTAAAAGCGTATCTGCAGGATAAGAACCAGACGATCGAACAGATCATGGTTGAGCCGACATTTGTGCATCCGACTAAGAATATATCGGAATTATTCAAACGGATGCAGAAAGAGAAAATCCATATGGTTATTGTGGTGGATGAGTATGGTCAGACAGAAGGCATCATAGCGATGGAAGATATTCTGGAAGAAATTGTCGGCAATATTTTTGATGAATACGACGATGATGAAGATGATATTGCACTTGCGGGTCATGGATATATCGTGGGCGGCAGAGCAGAACTGGATGAATTGTCGGAACATCTGGGAATTGAGTTTCCAGATGAGGATTTTCAGACACTGAACGGGTTTATGCTGTATGAACTGGGAAGGCTCCCTTATGAGAACGAAAAAATAGATATTACATATAAGGGATATAATTTTGAGACCATTGGGATCAAGGATAAGATGATCGATAAGGTGCGGATAACCAAGGTTGAAAATGAAAATCAGGTATGATATTATGAACCAGTTGGGCTTATAAAGCTTCAAAAAAGAAACCGATATCCGAAAATGGATATTCAAAAGATAGAATTACAGAGTTAAGGAGTAAAAAAATGTCAGGACATTCAAAATTTGCAAATATTAAACATAAGAAAGAAAAGAACGATGCTGCAAAGGGTAAGATCTTTACCATTATCGGTAA is a window from the Lachnospiraceae bacterium GAM79 genome containing:
- the alr gene encoding alanine racemase, translated to MNKYRRIEADINLDNIRENIKMMKACVPESMKMLAVIKADAYGHGAVEVSRALSDLADFYAIACIDEAVELRHAGCEKPLLILGYTDPSEYDELITYDVRPAMYDKAECAILSDDAVKKGTKAKIHIKMDTGMSRIGFQCDDAGINDIVEIAHMPGIEVEGIFTHYSKADEYDKTAANGQLALFRSVIGRLEERGISIPVKHISNSAGIMEMDNEGFDMVRSGIVTYGLYPSDEVDHSIAALKPAMELLAKVVHVKDVKAGTGIGYGWTFVAPHDMRIATVSAGYADGYPRAQSNIGRVIIHGKYAPITGRVCMDQFMIDVSDIPETAVGDTVVLIGKCGDKEITVEEVAEPANSFNYELICNIGRRVPRVYIRDGKEVGEVNYLRRN
- a CDS encoding type II toxin-antitoxin system PemK/MazF family toxin, whose protein sequence is MVIRRGDIFYADLRPVVGSEQGGVRPVLIIQNEAGNKHSSTVICAAITSKMNKAKLPTHVEIDSSRYDLAKDSVVLLEQVRTIDKQRLKEKVCHMGDDILKKVDIALKISLDLY
- a CDS encoding hemolysin family protein, whose translation is MKLFNNRKADEEKVEEEIISMVNEGNEQGLIHDDEVEMITNIFEFSEKEVRDVMTPRSDVVGIDKHTTMDETIKIMLENNYSRYPVFDDDLDNIVGILYFKDFVKAYLQDKNQTIEQIMVEPTFVHPTKNISELFKRMQKEKIHMVIVVDEYGQTEGIIAMEDILEEIVGNIFDEYDDDEDDIALAGHGYIVGGRAELDELSEHLGIEFPDEDFQTLNGFMLYELGRLPYENEKIDITYKGYNFETIGIKDKMIDKVRITKVENENQV